One genomic window of Desulfovibrio subterraneus includes the following:
- a CDS encoding rhodanese-like domain-containing protein yields the protein MRWRQFLTPVRSVDAHEARTMLDADPQIQLLDVRQEKEYQEEHIAGAKFIPLASLDDMLGEIDKERPVLVYCAIGGRSRVAAQLLAGKGFEKVLNLSGGIKAWNGWKGFGDYEQGLDLFMNAENLQEVLEVAYVMEKALGDFYMDMASRVSSPKVANLFSKLASVEDKHSKTVAERLQAVTGNAPLPEVGPDAAPEGGLSTAEYMHRLGTDTESPRDVVDFAMALEAQAMDLYARAAENAPDDSSREALERMALEERGHLKHLAVLMDSLV from the coding sequence ATGCGCTGGAGACAATTTCTCACCCCCGTCCGATCTGTGGATGCCCACGAAGCACGTACCATGCTCGACGCCGACCCGCAGATCCAACTGCTCGATGTGCGTCAGGAAAAAGAATATCAGGAAGAACACATAGCCGGAGCCAAGTTCATCCCCCTTGCCTCGCTGGATGACATGCTCGGCGAAATAGATAAGGAGCGCCCGGTTCTCGTGTATTGCGCCATCGGCGGCAGAAGCCGCGTTGCCGCACAGCTGCTGGCCGGCAAAGGCTTTGAAAAGGTTCTCAACCTTTCCGGCGGCATCAAGGCATGGAACGGCTGGAAGGGATTCGGCGATTACGAGCAGGGGCTGGACCTGTTCATGAACGCCGAGAACCTGCAGGAAGTCCTTGAGGTAGCCTATGTCATGGAAAAAGCACTAGGCGATTTCTACATGGACATGGCCTCCCGCGTTTCCAGCCCCAAGGTGGCCAATCTGTTTTCCAAACTTGCCTCGGTGGAAGACAAGCACAGCAAAACCGTGGCAGAACGTCTGCAGGCGGTTACCGGCAACGCTCCGCTTCCCGAAGTGGGGCCGGATGCTGCACCGGAAGGCGGGCTTTCCACCGCTGAATACATGCACAGACTGGGTACTGATACCGAATCTCCCAGAGACGTGGTGGATTTTGCCATGGCCCTTGAAGCGCAGGCAATGGACCTGTACGCAAGAGCTGCAGAAAACGCCCCCGACGATTCTTCACGCGAAGCGCTGGAACGCATGGCACTTGAAGAACGGGGCCATCTGAAACATCTTGCCGTGCTCATGGATTCGCTGGTGTAG
- a CDS encoding peroxiredoxin, giving the protein MDSLFPLIGDPLPRMEVKTTHGMKTLPDDYKGRWFVLFSHPADFTPVCTTEFVAFQKRMDEFKALHCDLIGLSLDQIFSHIKWVEWIKEHTGVEIEFPIIADFGDIAKKLGMIHPGKGGNTVRAVFIIDPDGIVRIIFYYPQELGRNIDEILRAIKGMQTSDLNKVAIPAGWPNNELIKDRVIIPPAQTIADAKERMKNNEGFDWWFCHKAL; this is encoded by the coding sequence ATGGATTCCCTGTTTCCGCTAATCGGTGATCCCCTGCCCCGTATGGAAGTGAAAACCACGCACGGCATGAAAACCCTGCCCGACGATTACAAGGGCAGATGGTTTGTTCTTTTCAGCCACCCCGCCGACTTCACCCCCGTCTGCACCACCGAGTTCGTGGCGTTCCAGAAACGCATGGACGAATTCAAGGCCCTGCATTGCGACCTGATCGGCCTTTCTCTCGACCAGATATTCTCACACATCAAATGGGTGGAATGGATCAAGGAACACACAGGCGTCGAGATCGAATTCCCCATCATCGCAGATTTCGGTGATATAGCCAAAAAACTTGGCATGATTCACCCCGGCAAGGGAGGCAATACCGTCCGGGCAGTCTTCATCATCGACCCCGACGGCATTGTCAGAATCATCTTCTATTACCCTCAGGAACTTGGCAGAAACATCGACGAAATTCTGCGCGCCATCAAGGGCATGCAGACTTCCGACCTCAACAAGGTTGCCATTCCCGCAGGCTGGCCCAATAACGAACTCATCAAGGACAGGGTCATCATTCCCCCGGCCCAGACTATCGCTGATGCAAAAGAACGCATGAAAAATAACGAAGGCTTTGACTGGTGGTTCTGCCATAAGGCATTATAG
- a CDS encoding GGDEF domain-containing protein codes for MKLARELYDFTDMLPSGVMVFSPDGAAVYANHAARELLGVVAEVAAPLDSFLSETGAPLAADDHPVAVTLRERMASGWRVLGVRRAPGHSPVWVRVQAAPVRDAAGAMRYVVVSLEDVSEEFRLRRELAAHNCRDTFIGVAGETAAGDTHCSRLEANALLARAVVQARDKMHPLSVCLLDLDMFKRVNQAFGRRCGDEVIAYVAETLGACLRPEDVFSRMNGGEFLVVMPGLSLREAWQEMEVFRKRLEEFVVPCTGRAVSVSGGVVLLRDEEDAPKLLERVDSLLYLAKLDGRNRIVPDSAV; via the coding sequence ATGAAGTTGGCGCGGGAACTCTATGATTTTACAGATATGCTGCCTTCCGGAGTGATGGTGTTTTCTCCGGACGGTGCTGCCGTGTATGCCAACCACGCTGCACGGGAACTGCTGGGAGTTGTGGCCGAGGTGGCCGCACCGCTTGATTCCTTTCTTTCGGAGACAGGAGCACCGCTTGCCGCGGACGATCACCCTGTTGCGGTGACACTGCGAGAGAGAATGGCCAGCGGCTGGCGGGTGCTCGGTGTCCGCAGGGCGCCCGGCCATTCGCCGGTGTGGGTGCGGGTGCAGGCCGCTCCGGTGCGTGATGCAGCAGGTGCCATGCGCTATGTTGTGGTGTCGCTGGAAGATGTTTCTGAGGAATTCCGGCTGCGGCGTGAACTGGCAGCCCATAATTGCCGCGATACGTTTATCGGTGTTGCCGGAGAAACTGCTGCGGGGGATACCCACTGCAGCAGGCTTGAAGCCAACGCCCTGCTTGCCCGCGCGGTGGTGCAGGCCCGCGACAAGATGCATCCGCTTTCTGTCTGCCTGCTTGATCTTGATATGTTCAAGCGGGTCAATCAGGCCTTCGGCAGACGCTGCGGCGATGAGGTGATTGCATATGTGGCGGAGACACTGGGTGCCTGCCTGCGGCCTGAAGACGTGTTCAGCCGTATGAACGGCGGGGAGTTTCTGGTGGTTATGCCCGGTCTTTCTCTGAGGGAGGCGTGGCAGGAGATGGAAGTGTTTCGCAAGCGGCTTGAGGAATTCGTTGTTCCCTGCACGGGGCGGGCTGTCAGCGTGAGCGGCGGCGTGGTGCTCTTGCGGGACGAGGAAGACGCGCCCAAGCTTCTGGAGCGGGTGGACAGCCTGCTCTATCTTGCGAAGCTCGACGGACGGAACAGGATAGTGCCGGATTCCGCGGTTTAG